CTAATCGCCTGAGGGATAGTGTCCGTTCCCGTACCCACGCCGTGGGCACCGGCATCGGTCGTCGCCGGTCCGCAGGCGGCGACGACGATGATCGAGGCGACAAAGGATCGGGAAATGACTGCCCACAAAATGTCAGCGTTCTCAGTTTTTATCTGCACAGACTGAGAACGCCGTTGGCAGTCTTACCGGGACATTCGGGTCGTCGGGTGACCGGTGATCGGGGGGCCTAGCCCGTCAAGACGAACCCCGACAACGACGCGCGGAGCGAGCCCGGAGCCGCGGACCGGGACACAGGGTCACCGGGTACCGGAACAGCGTTCGCCGGTCACCACTCAACGCTTTCCAGGTATCGCGGTGCCGGGTCTCCCGGTTGACCGTCTCTTCACAGCCCGCCGAAAAACCGTCTCGTACTCCTCGAGATATCGCTCGAGATGGCGCCGGCGATACTGCATGATCGATCGCGGGTGCTCGACGGCTTCGATCGTGTCGAAGAAACCGTGCCGCTCGTTGAGACGCTCGAAGAAGTGCAGGTTCTTGTGCTTGCCGATCACGATCGCGTGGTCGGTTCGCCCGCCGAGCGCGATCTGCGCCTTGATCGACTTCACGATGAACGGCTCCACGGCTCGCGCGAGCGCGGGGACGTCGTAGTAGTTGAGATTCAGCCCGCCGCGCGTAAATCCCAACGGGCACATCGCCGTAAGAAAAAAGTGGCGGTAAAAATCCCGCACGCCGCCGTAGCGTTCGATGAAGTCGTAGATGAAGATCGACGACAGCTCGCGCTTGCGTTGCAGGTCGTTGGCGACGCCGCAGAAGTCCGCGAGCGCGACCGGATCGGTGAACGTGATGCCTGTGATGCCGGCGCCGAAGCGGCCAGGGTTGATGCCGAACACGAGGACGCGAGGCGCGGCGTCGGCGAAGTATCGGTCCAAGAAGTCGGCCACGTATCCCATCACGCGGCGGCTCTTGTATGGATTCATGACCTCGACGCCCGGTGGAACGGCAGGCGTCGACAGGCGGCGATAGAATTGAAGCGCGCGGCTCGCGAAGGTGGGGCGATCCATGGCCTTCAAACCTACTGTGCAGGACTCCCCGTCAAACGTGCGCACAATTCCCTACTGACGCGCGACTCTCTTGCCGGCACAGTAGGGAGAGTTACTACTACGACGAGGGGTCCATGACTCGAAGCCGCCTGATGTTCGCTTGGGCCGCGTGCGCGTTGCTCCCAGCGCTGTCGTTCGCGCAGACTCCTCTTCCCCCACCGGCGGATCCGATTCCCGTCGGCAGCGTGAGCGACAAGCTCGGGCTGAAGATGAGCCCGACCGCGCCGCACGAGCTCGATCCGGGCCATAGCGCGACCACGATGCTCGCCGAGCCGAAGAAGCTGGAGCCGTTCATCAAGGGGATGCACGAAGGAGCGCGCGTCACGATCAGCTGTGTTGGATCCGGCCGCATTCGCGTCGAAGCCGAGGAAATGGAGCCGGTTGCCCAGCGCGCGACGGTAACGCTGCACGTCGGACAAGACGGATCGCTGACCCCGGCCGCGGAGCGGCCGCCCGCACCCGCCAAGCCGCCGACACCCTAGGTATGTGCGGCTGGCGGACGCCACGCCGGCGCCCATCGCGGACGCCGGCGCGGTCACGCGTCCGCGATCACCAAATCCATTGCGCCGAGCCGCGCCGCGTCCGAAATCAACTCGATCGACGTCACCATTCCATCGGCGGTCGTGAAGCTGAACACCATCCGCGGGTGGCCGCCCGGCGCCCAAACTAGTCCGGGTGCGCCGTCGATGAGCGCCGGCTGCGCGCCCTTGGCACGACCGACGAAGATCTTCGCGACGTCGCTCGCTCCTCGGACTTCCTCGGCGGATCCAAGCGCGGCCGCCGCCGTACCGACCCGCGCGACGACGTCGGGATCCAGGACGGCAAGCAAAGCCTCGAAGTCCCCTTCGCGCGCCGCGCGCAGAAAGGCGTCGACGACTTCCCGCTGTCGCTCGCGGTCGACATCGGCGTCTTCACTCGTGCCCTGGACTCGTCGACGCGCGCGACTCGCCAGCTGCCGCGCCGCGGTCGGCGTTCGCCCGACGATCGGCGCGATCTCCTCGAAGGGGAGATCGAACATGTCGTGCAATACGAACGAGACGCGTTCGGCGGGGTTCAGCGTCTCGAGCACGACGAGCATCGCCAGACCCACGGAGTCGGCGAGCACGAGCTCATGATCGGCCGCGAGCGTGGCTTCGCGATTCGCGGCTGACTCCAGCGCCGGATCCTCGAGCGTCTCCTCGCGCCTCGAGCGGCGCGAGCGGAGCATGTCGAGGCACACGCGCGCCACGACTGTCGTGAGCCAGCCGCCGAGGTTCTCGACTTGGTCAGCCTCCGCGCGACTGAGGCGGAGCCACGCTTCTTGTATCGCGTCGTCGGCTTCCGCTCTCGAACCGAGCATCCGGAATGCGACCGAGCGCAGTCGTTTGCGATTCTCCTCGAAGGCTTTCGCCAGCATGTCGCGGTCAGCCATGCGTCACATTTCCTGGTTGGGATCCGTCAATGCGCTGTACACGAAGATGACGAAACCAATTCAACGGATGTGACCAGGAGACGACCATGAAACCGCACGTGAGCGCCATCACGCTCGGAGTGAAGGATGTCGCGAAGGCCAAACAATTCTACCACGACGGGCTCGGCTGGCCCGCCTTGCAGGACTACGGCGAGTGGGTGGCGTTCGGCCTCGACGGCGGATCGTCCATGCTCGGGATCATTTCTTGGAAGGCGTTGGCCGCGGAAGCTGGCGTCGGCGCGGACGGCACGGGCTTTCGCGGCGTGACGCTCGCCTACACGGTTCGCGATGAAAAGACGGTGGACCGCGTGATGGCGGAGGCGGAAAAAGCCGGTGCGAAAATCGTCAAACCGGCGCAGAAAGCTCAATGGGGCGGCTACTTCGGCTACTTCGCCGACCCCGACGGCTACCTGTGGAAGGTGGCCGGCGGCAGCGGCGATCAGCCCTTCAACGCCGAATAGCACGGGAAGGGAGGGAGGCGCCAGATTCCTGAAATGCGAGCGGCGCCCCTCGTTGCAGGAACGATCGCCGCGTTGCTCGGCCCCCAGCCACAACGCGGCGATCGATCCGCGATCACGGTCGATCTTCTCGACAATCGTCGGGTCGTCAGCCGCGTGATCAGTTCGGCGCTCTTGCTCCGTCTCGAGAATACGAGCGCTGGCAACGCGCACCAAGGGTGGCAAGTGGAAGTACTACGCCGTCCCGTCACGATCGATTCGAGGAATCTCGTTTATGAGGCGCTCCACGGGCCGGATCCGTCAGACGTCGAAGCGTGGCACGTGGCGGAGAAGCAGTTCCCAAATCAGCGACTCCTCGACGTGAAGGGGTATCCGATCACGATCAGAATCCAGTTGGTCGACCCTAGGATTTCCGGAAAGGGGCCCGACGCCCAATTCATCTCGGGTCGACTTCGGGTGAGGTGGGAGCGGCGTCAGTGAACGTCGAATGGCATCGTGACAATCGAATGCCGAAGAACGCGAGCACGCGGCAGAGGCTTGCGTGGCACCTCGAGCATCAAAGGTTCTGCCAGTGCCGCCCGATTCCTGCCCGGCTCAAGCAGCTGGCCGCGAGATCCTCGGTTTCAACAACAGGCTCGCGCTTTTCCATCCGCGAATTGCTGAGCGGCGGCGACCGGCGCGGGATCGCGGGCTCGAACAAGGTCCGAGCGCTCGTGGAAGGAGATCCGTCGCTCGTCGACACGCTGGCCGCGCTGACTGGAGACGAAGACTGGCTCGTCTCGCAGCGTGCGCTCGATCTGCTCGAGAAGCTCGCGCACGACCACCCCGAATGGGTCGAGCCGAACAAACGCGTGTTCATCGGCCCGCTCGCCGAGAGCGACAAGTGGGAGGTCAGGCTCCAGATCGTCCGCGCGCTGCCGCTCTTTCGTTGGACGCCGGCGCAGGAGCGCCGCGTCGAGGACATTCTGATGGAGAACGTCGACTTTCCGCAGACGTTCGTTCGGGCGTGGGCGCTCGACAGCCTGGCCACGCTGTCGGCTCGAAAACCGCGCCTCGGCCAAACGGTCGACCGCAAGCTGCGCGCGTTCGAACGCTCGTCGAGCAAGGCGCTTCGGGCGCGAGCGCGAAACATTCGTGCCCGAATTGCCGCGACGAAATCCAACGTATCCGCGACGCGAGGACGAGATGACTGAGTGGTCGGCCGCTCGCGCGGGAGCGAGTTGACTCCGGGCGATCGGCGCGAGAAGTTGGCGCGTGACCGCCGAACTGCTCTTTCGCCTCATCGCGGACAGTCCAGGAACGTCAGGCGACTTCGTCGACGTGACCGCGGGCGTGTCGTGCCGCGGATTCACCGGCGCGACGCGATTCGCCATCGCGCGTCGAGACCTTTCCGCCTTCGCGGCCGAAGTTGCCGCGCTGCACCGCCGAGACGCCGACCAGGCGCAGCTGATCGGCGGTTGGGACGCCGCCAGCGAACGGTTGCGTCTTCAAGTGACGCGCGCCGGGACCACCGCTGCCTGCACCATTCGCATCCGCGTCGCCAGTCCAGGCGCTCGTACTGATCAGTGGGATCGCGCCGAGACGCAGTTCGTTTGCCCTGCGAAGTCCGTGACCGCGTTCGCCGAGGCGCTTACGTCCGGGACGGCGAAGTCCGCGCAGTTAGTTGGAGACGCTGAATCGACGCTGTGATCGGAGATCGGGTTACCGACTCTTATTCCGCGGCCCGGGTACCCGCCAGGCTCTCCCGGAACAACGCGACCAACGTCCGCCAGTGACGCTCAGTCGCCGCCGCGTCGTGCACCGGCATGTCCGCGGGCACGAACCCGTGACGCGCTTGATATGTCTCGACGACGTGATCGACGGCTGCGTCGGTGAGCGCCTGCTCGAGCCGGGCCTTCTGTGCGTCGTCGAACCCGGCGTCGTCGATCGCGCCCGCGACGTACACGCGCGCCTGAATCTTCGGCGCCAGTCGGTGGGGGCTGTTCGGATCGTCGGTCGCGAGGCCGCTCGCGTGATACGACGCAATCGCGGCGACGCTCTCCGGAAACGTCCCTGATGCCGCGAAGGCGAGCCGGCCGCCCATGCAGTAGCCGGTCATTCCGATCCGCGATCCCGTCACCTTGCGCGAGTTCGACAAGAACGCCAGAAACGATTTCGTGTCCCGCATGATGTTCGGAATCGTCGCCGACGGAATGACTCGCGTCATGAGATCCTTACGCACGTCGGGATCGGTGAAGGCTTTCTTCGGATCGACCGCTGTGAACGCGATCCGATAGAAGAGATTCGGCAGCAGCACGACGTAGCCCTCGTCCGCGAGCTTCTGCGCGATGTCGAACAGCGCCGGCCGAATTCCGACGCCGTCCATGTACATGAGCACTCCCGGCCACGGCCCCGTGCCGGTCGAGGGCTCGAATACGCTGGCCGGACAGACGCCGTCTTCCGTCTCGATTCTGACTTCCTGTCGCGACATCACCCCTCCGATCTCAGTTGTTCCGGACTACCGGCCCGCCGGCCTACCGGCGAACCCTACTCGACCATCACCTCCGCTTCCGCCGACGGCGCACCCCGCCGCAACAGAACCACCAGCGGAAGCCCGATCACGAACAGCGACGTCACCAGCAGAAACACGTGGTTGTACGCGAGCACGCTCGCTTGGCGGCCGATCATGTTGTCCATGATGTGCATCGCCTGCTGCGTCGCGGTGTAGTGGTCCGCGCCCTTGCTCTGCATCGCGCTCGCCAGTCCGCTGACCATCGCCGATCCCATGCGCGACGCGCCGGCGTCTTCCGAAAGCAGCGCGTGATAGCGCACCGCGCTCGTGTCGAGCGTCGTCGCGGCGATCGCGATGCCGACGCTGCCCATCACCTGGCGCACGACGTTGTAGAGCCCGGCCGCGGCGGTCATTCGTGCGCGCGAGATCGTCGACAGCGCCGCGGTGCTCAACGCGACGAAGATCAAACTGAACCCCACGCCCTGCCACAGCTGGGGCCAGAAGAGATCCCAATAGCCAACCTGCGCCGTGAGGCGCGCCATTCCGTAGAACCCGATCGCCGCGATGACGAGCCCAGTCCCTACCAGCACGCGCGGCCCGAGCCGATTGTAAAAACGTCCGCCGATCGGCATCAGCACCGCCATCGCTAGACTGCGCGGCATCAGCGTGAAGCCCGACTGCATCGCGTTGTATCCCAGCAGGCGCTGCAGGAACACGGGGAGCAGAAACAGACTCCCATTGAGCGCCAGCCCCAGTACTCCACCGAGCATCGTCGCCGAGCTGAATGAGAGGTTCTTCAAGATCCTCAAGTTCACCGCCGGCTTCTCGGTGGTCAGCTCGCGCCAAACGAAGAGCAGCAGACCGAACGTGGCGACCACGGCGAGTCGAATCACGTAGCCCGACTGGAACCAGTCGTGCCGCTCGCCTTCCTCGAGCAACAACTGGAGCGATCCCAGGCCGACGACGAGCAGCCCCAGCCCCGGCCAGTCGATGTAGCCTTTCTCACGAATGAGATACGGCGGATCTTCGATGTAACGCGAGAGCAGAATCAGCGTGACGATGCCGACGGGCACGTTGATGTAGAACACCCAGGGCCACGAATACTGATCCGTGATCCATCCGCCCAGCGTCGGCCCGAACGCCGGCGCGAGCACGGCGCCGAGTCCGTAGAGACCCATCGCGATTCCCTGCTCTTCCGGCGGAAAGCTCTCGCGCAGAATCGCCTGCGACACGGTGAGCAGGACGCCGCCGCCGAATCCCTGTACGATCCGGAACGCGATCATCTCGCCGAGCGTGTGCGCCAGCCCGCAGGCCATTGACGCCAGCGTGAAGATCACGACGCTCGCCATGTAGAAGCGTTTGCGGCCGAACCGCGCCGAGAGCAGCCCGGTGATCGGCATGACGATCACTTGCGCCAGGATGTACGACGTGACGACCCACGTGATTTCTTCCAGCGTCGCCCCGAGGTTGCCGGACATGTCCGGCAGCGCGACGTTCACGATGCTCGAGTCGAGCACCGCCATGATCGTCGCCGTGAGGACGGTGCCGGCGATCACCCACTTGTGAGGCGGCACCTTCACCGCTTCCGCGCGCGCGATGCGCGCCCGCGGTCGCACTGCGGTCGTCACGCGCGCTTTTCCGGCGGCTGTAGACTGGCGACCAACATGTCCACGGCGGAGTCGACCAACCGCTCTCGGTCGATCGCCAATCCGGGCACTGAGTCGGCGTAGCGCTGCCACGCGAACTGGGCGAGCACTCCCACGAGCGCGATACGAGCCGTGACCTCGGCGTCCGCGTCGCGCCGAAACTCTCCGCTGCGCTGCCCTTCGACGATCAGCGACTCCACGACGCGCCACCACCGCAGCGGGCCGTTGGCGACCCAGTGGCGGTAGACGTTCGGCGCCTCGTGCGCGATCGCGTGGAGGAGCAGCAGCACGTCGCGGCGAATCGGATCATCGCCGCCGAACGCGCTGCGAAACAGCAGGCGAATGCGAGTGGTCGCCGACCCGTGCTCGCTGTCGAGCGCGCCCTCGAGGCGCGCGAACGCGCGCTGTTGATGATGCTCGAGCGCGCTCGACAGCAACTGTTCCTTGTTGTCGAAATAGTGATACACCGCCCCCTTGGTCACGCCGGCCGCGGCGGCGACCTCCTCGAGCGTCGCGCTTCGATAGCCCCGAGTCGCAAACACGCGGAGCGCTGCCTCGAGCAGCTCGCCGGGCCGTTCGGCCGGACGTCGTTCCCAGCGCAGGATCTTGGACTTGGTTCGCGGCATCTGGAAATAATATACTCACGAGTATGTTACTCGGTTGGGCTTTCTTCCAGCGCTGACAGGTTGAGGCTGGGGCGCGCCCTCCCGACACGGAGCGTCGCGCGGCGCGGAGGGTCCCGCCTCTGCTTAAGTCCGCGTACCCAAACGATCTCCGGAACGCAAGGCCGTTTTCGTATCCAAAATCCAGTCCTGGCCGCTAGGCGAATCGCGGCCCATGTGATAACCTTTGCGCCACCCCAACCACTCGCCCACTCATATGAAGGGTTTGCCCCGGTGACTGAGGCAGCTGAAGCGGCATCACGGACAATCGCGCGAGACGCGGCGCCCGCCATCCTCCGAGGCCGGTGGTGGCAGTTGTCGCTCGGAATTGTTTGCATGTCGATGATCGCCAACCTGCAGTACGGCTGGACGCTCTTCGTCAATCCGATCCACGACAAGCACGGCTGGAGCATCTCGGCGATTCAGTTCGCCTTCTCCGTGTTCGTCGTCATCGAAACCTGGTTGGTCCCGTTCGAGGGATACCTCGTCGACAAGATCGGCCCGAAGCTCGTCGGGGTCGTCGCCGGATTGCTCGTCGCGCTGGCCTGGGTGATCAATTCGATGGCCGACTCGCTGCCGATGCTCTACCTGGGCGCTGTCGTCGGCGGAATCGGCGCGGGCGCGGTGTACGGTGCGTGCGTCGGGAACGCGCTCAAGTGGTTTCCCGACCGGCGCGGGTTGGCTTCCGGACTCACCGCGATGGGATTCGGCGCCGGGTCGGCGCTGACGGTTTTCCCGATCGCAAACATGATCAAGTCGCAGGGCTACGAAGCGACATTTTTCAAGTTCGGCATCGCCCAGGGCATTGTCGTTTTCCTGGTGAGCTGGTTCCTTCGCGCGCCGGATGCGAAGACCGAGGCCTCGTTGCCGAAGGCGACGAATACGGGCAGGTTCCGCGTCGCGACGCGCGAGTTCACGCCGATGGAAACGCTCAAGACGCCGGTGTTCTGGCTGCTGTACGCGATGTTCATGTTGACGGCGACGGGCGGCCTCATTCTCACCGCCCAGCTCACGCCGATCGCGAAGGATTTCGCGGTCGCCGAGGCTCCGGTTGCGCTGCTCGGCATTACGCTGGCGGCGCTCCCGTTTGCGCTATCGATGAACCGCGTGCTCAATGGGGTCAGCCGGCCGTTCTTCGGATGGATGTCGGATCACCTGGGTCGCGAGCGCACGATGTTCATGGCGTTCTCGCTCGAGAGCGTCTTCTTGCTGCTGCTCATTCCGTTCGGCAAGATCCCGGTGCTGTTCGTAATTCTGAGCGGACTCGCGTTCTTCGCCTACGGCGAGATCTACAGCCTCTTTCCCGCCATCTGCGCCGACGTGTACGGCAAGACGTTCGCATCGGCCAACGCGGGTCTGCTCTACACGGCGAAAGGAGTCGCGTCGCTGCTCGTTCCGGTGGCCAGTGTCGTGGCGGCTACCAGCATCGGATGGCACGCCGTGTTCATCGCGACGGCGGTCATGAATCTCGTCGCCGCGGGACTCGCTGGAGGAATGCTCGCGCGTATGCGAGCGCGCACCAAGTGAGCTCGCGAGGCGCGACCAGGTGAAGATCGCCGTCGTCGGGGCTGGCGCAATCGGCGGATACGTGGGCGGATGGCTCGCCGCGGCGGGCGAGGACGTCACCTTCATCGCGCGCGGCGCCAATCTCGACGCGGTCCGCCGGTGCGGCATGCGCGTCATCGGCGAAGACGGGCTCGAAATCGTCGCGAGCACTGTCGCCGCGCACCAGAAGACGGCCGACGCCGGCGTGCAGGACGTCGTCGTGCTCGCGGTCAAGGCGCATCAAGTCGCGGCGATCGCCGGCGACCTCGCTCCGCTCTGTGGCGACGAGACGACGATCGTGACGATGCAGAACGGGATCCCCTGGTGGTATTTCCACAAACAGGGCGGCCCCTTCGACGGACGACCCGTTCACGCCGCCGACCCCGACGGCTCGATCGCCAAGACGATCGATCCCAATCGCATCCTCGGCTCGATCGTCTATCCGGCCGCGGTGCTCGAGTCACCAGGCGTCGTCCGAGTCGTCGAGGGAAAGCGCTTCACGCTCGGCGAGCCGGACGGCTCGACCTCGCCGCGCGCGCAGGCGATTTCCGCCGCGTTCACGCGAGCGGGTTTCAAGGCGCCGATCACGGACGACATCCGCGGCGAGATCTGGCTCAAGGTCTGGGGCAACCTGAGCTTCAACCCGATCAGCGCGCTCTCGCACGCGACGCTCGTCGATCTGCTGCAGTTTCCGCTCACACGCCAGTTGAGCATCGAGATGATGCGCGAAGCGGAGGCCATCGCCAAGAAGCTCGGCATCACCTTTCGCGTTGGCATCGACAAGCGAATCGCCGGTGCCGAGAAGGTGGGTGCGCACAAGACGTCGATGTTGCAGGACGTGGAAGCGGGGCGAGCGATCGAGCTCGAGGCATTGGTCGGGGCCGTCGTCGAGCTCGGCCGTCTCACCGAGACGCCGACGCCCCACATCGACGCGGTGTACGCGTGCGCGAGTCTCTTGGGGAAGACGCTTGCCGACCAGCACGGCCGGCTGGCCGTCGCTAGGATGTGACATTCAAGACGTGACTCACGGAGTGAGGTAAATGAGTTCCACGATTCAGGATCTGCTGAAGGCTGGAAGAGACGACGCGACGGCGCTCGGTTCGCCGGGCGGCGTTCCGCTCACATATCGCGCGCTCCGCGCACACGTCGCGGACGTCGTGCGCGCGCTCAACGCTCAGGGCATCGGCGCCAACGACCGCGTCGGCATCGTGCTCGACAACGGCCCGGAGATGGCGGCCGCGTTCCTCGGCATCGGCTCGGCGGCGACCGCCGCTCCGCTCAACCCGAGCTATCGCGCCGAAGAGTTCGAGTTTTATCTCACCGATTTGAACGCGAAGCTGCTCGTCGCCGCGCAGAGCAAAGACTCGCCGGCCATCGGCGTCGCGCAGAAGCTCGGCGTTCCCATCGCCCGCCTCGTGCCGACGCCCGAAAAGGGCGCCGGCAGCTTCGGCCTCGAGTTCGACGAAGCGAGGGCTCGCTCCGACGCGAAACCGCGCGCCGCGACTCCGGATGACATTGCTCTGGTGTTGCACACCTCGGGCACGACTTCGCGTCCGAAGATCGTGCCGCTCGCGCACAAGAACATCGCCGCCTCGGCGTCGAACATTCGCCGGACGCTGTCATTGACCGCGAACGACCGCGGCCTCGTGATCATGCCGCTCTTCCACATCCACGGCCTGATCGCCGCGCTCTCGGCGCCGCTGTCCGCCGGTGGTGAGGTGTGCTGCTCGCCGGGATTCAACGCGCTCAAGTTTTTCTCGTGGTTCTCCGACGTGCGCCCGACGTGGTACACCGGCGTACCGACGATGCACCAAGCCATTCTCTTGCGCGCGGCAAACAATCCCGACTCGCTCAAGGGGCATCGTCTTCGTTTCATCCGCTCGTCGTCGTCCGCGCTTCCGCCGACGGTGATCTCCGAGCTGGAGCGGGTGTTCGGCGTGCCGGTGGTCGAGGCGTACGGCATGACCGAGGCGACGCACCAGATGGCGAGCAACCCGCTGCCCCCGGGCAAGCGCAAGCCTGGAACCGTCGGTCCGTCCGGCGGCCCGGAGATTCGCGTCGTCGACGAGACGGGAACGACGGTGCCGACCGGTTCGCCCGGCGAGATCGTGATTCGCGGACCGAACGTGATGCGCGAGTACGAGAACAATCCGAAGGCCAACGCCGACGCGTTCTACGACGGCTGGTTCCGCACCGGCGACCAGGGCGTGATGGACGAGGACGGCTACGTCGCGATCGTCGGCCGCCTGAAGGAAATCATCAACCGCGGCGGCGAGAAGATCTCCCCACGTGAAGTCGACGAGATCATCATGGAGCACCCCGCCGTGCACCAGTGCGTGACGTTCGCGATGCCGCACGAGATGCTCGGCGAAGACGTCGCGGCGGCGATCGTGTTAAAACAGGGTTCACAAGCGACTGACCGCGAGCTGCGCGATTTCGCGTCTTCTCGGTTGGCGCCGTTCAAGGTGCCGAGGAAGATTCTCATTCTCACGGAGATACCGGTGGGCGCTACGGGCAAGCTGCAGCGCATCGGTCTCGCACAGAAATTGGGGTTGTCGTGATGGCGACTGCACAGAAGAGCAGGCCGGCCGAGACGTCGGGCGCGCCGGCACCGATCAATCCGCCCGAGCGGCTGCTCATGGGCCCCGGCCCGAGCAATCCCGATCCGCGCGTGCTCGAGGCGATGACGGCCAATCCCGTCGGCCACCTCGATCCGTATTTCGTGAAGGTGATGGACGAGACGATGGACGCGCTGCGAAAAGTCTTTCGCACGACGAACCACCACACGATTCCGATCTCGGCCACCGGTTCTGCCGGGCTCGAGTCGATCACGCTGAACTTGATCGAGCCGGGCGACGAAGCGGTCGTTCTCGTCAACGGCTACTTCGGCGCGCGCCTGGCCGAGATGGCACGACGCGCCGGCGCGAACGTTCGCGTGCTGGAGTCGGCCCCGGGCGAGATCGCCGACCCCGCGGCGCTGGAGAAGCTGATGCGCGAGAAAGCGGCCGACGTCGTCGCGTTCGTGCACATCGAGACCACGACGGGCGCCCGCCAGGCGATCGAGCCGATCGTCGAAGTCGCGCGCAAGCACGGCGCGCTCGTCGCTATGGACTGCGTGACGTCGCTCGGCGGTCTTCCGCTGGACATCGACGCGCTGGGCGTCGACGCGGCGGGCAGCTGCAGCCAGAAGTGCATCGGCGCACCGCCGGGCCTCGCGCCGATCACCGTCGGTCCACGCGCGATGGCGAAAGTGCGCGCGCGCAAGGCGAAGCCGCAGACCTGGTACTTCGACTACAACCTTCTCTTTCAGTACTGGGGCGAAGAGACCGCGTCGCGGACGCGAGCGTTCCACCACACGGCGCCGATCGCCAGCATTTATGGATTTCATGAAGCGCTGCGTATCGTACTCGAGGAAGGCCTCGACAACCGCTACGCTCGGCACGAGGCGGCGCACGACGTGCTCGTGCGGGGCCTCGAGAAGCTGGGGCTGGCGCTCTTCACTCCCGAGGCGAATCGCTGCGCGACGATCAATCTCGTGTCTGCGCCCGCGGGGATCGACGAAGCGAAACTGCGAAAGCGCCTGCTCGACATGGGCGTCGAAATGGGCGGCGGACTCGGCACGCTCGCCGGCAAAGTGTGGCGCATCGGCGTGATGGGCTACAACGCTCAGACGCCGCGCGTCGAGAAGTTCCTCGGCGCGCTCGAGGAAGCGCTACGCGCGGAGGGCTGGAAGTAGGACGAGCATGAGGGGTCATCGAATTCAAGGTTTCATCAACATGTTCGTCGGGATCGTCATGGTTCTCCAGGCGACTCACGAGACCACATCGCCATGACCGCGTAGGCACCCCATGGGATCCCGCGACGGGGAGGCGGCCGGCACGCCGGTTGCGTGCGCTTCCGAACACTCTAATTTGTCCTTTAGTAGGTTCACTGGCGTTTCGGTGTCAGCGACCACGATCTCACGGAGGATCGATGTTTAGAGCGCTCGTCTCCGGCATTGCCCTCGTCGTTACGTCAGCCGCCGCGACGACCCGGGCTCCAGCCGCCTTCAGCCTCGTGCTCGAATCGACTCCCACCGGATGGGCCGCTCGCTGCGACTCCGGTTGCCGGTGGCACGAGCTCTCGTTCAACTGCGAGCGTGCCTGCGGCGCCATCGTCGATGCCAATGGCGTCGTGACGCTCGCCACGCCGCAGCTCGACCAGGCTGCGTTTCGCTTCATAGTGGAGCG
This window of the Gemmatimonadaceae bacterium genome carries:
- a CDS encoding uracil-DNA glycosylase family protein; the protein is MDRPTFASRALQFYRRLSTPAVPPGVEVMNPYKSRRVMGYVADFLDRYFADAAPRVLVFGINPGRFGAGITGITFTDPVALADFCGVANDLQRKRELSSIFIYDFIERYGGVRDFYRHFFLTAMCPLGFTRGGLNLNYYDVPALARAVEPFIVKSIKAQIALGGRTDHAIVIGKHKNLHFFERLNERHGFFDTIEAVEHPRSIMQYRRRHLERYLEEYETVFRRAVKRRSTGRPGTAIPGKR
- a CDS encoding sigma-70 family RNA polymerase sigma factor, yielding MADRDMLAKAFEENRKRLRSVAFRMLGSRAEADDAIQEAWLRLSRAEADQVENLGGWLTTVVARVCLDMLRSRRSRREETLEDPALESAANREATLAADHELVLADSVGLAMLVVLETLNPAERVSFVLHDMFDLPFEEIAPIVGRTPTAARQLASRARRRVQGTSEDADVDRERQREVVDAFLRAAREGDFEALLAVLDPDVVARVGTAAAALGSAEEVRGASDVAKIFVGRAKGAQPALIDGAPGLVWAPGGHPRMVFSFTTADGMVTSIELISDAARLGAMDLVIADA
- a CDS encoding VOC family protein, with the translated sequence MKPHVSAITLGVKDVAKAKQFYHDGLGWPALQDYGEWVAFGLDGGSSMLGIISWKALAAEAGVGADGTGFRGVTLAYTVRDEKTVDRVMAEAEKAGAKIVKPAQKAQWGGYFGYFADPDGYLWKVAGGSGDQPFNAE
- a CDS encoding dienelactone hydrolase family protein, giving the protein MSRQEVRIETEDGVCPASVFEPSTGTGPWPGVLMYMDGVGIRPALFDIAQKLADEGYVVLLPNLFYRIAFTAVDPKKAFTDPDVRKDLMTRVIPSATIPNIMRDTKSFLAFLSNSRKVTGSRIGMTGYCMGGRLAFAASGTFPESVAAIASYHASGLATDDPNSPHRLAPKIQARVYVAGAIDDAGFDDAQKARLEQALTDAAVDHVVETYQARHGFVPADMPVHDAAATERHWRTLVALFRESLAGTRAAE
- a CDS encoding DHA2 family efflux MFS transporter permease subunit; the protein is MTTAVRPRARIARAEAVKVPPHKWVIAGTVLTATIMAVLDSSIVNVALPDMSGNLGATLEEITWVVTSYILAQVIVMPITGLLSARFGRKRFYMASVVIFTLASMACGLAHTLGEMIAFRIVQGFGGGVLLTVSQAILRESFPPEEQGIAMGLYGLGAVLAPAFGPTLGGWITDQYSWPWVFYINVPVGIVTLILLSRYIEDPPYLIREKGYIDWPGLGLLVVGLGSLQLLLEEGERHDWFQSGYVIRLAVVATFGLLLFVWRELTTEKPAVNLRILKNLSFSSATMLGGVLGLALNGSLFLLPVFLQRLLGYNAMQSGFTLMPRSLAMAVLMPIGGRFYNRLGPRVLVGTGLVIAAIGFYGMARLTAQVGYWDLFWPQLWQGVGFSLIFVALSTAALSTISRARMTAAAGLYNVVRQVMGSVGIAIAATTLDTSAVRYHALLSEDAGASRMGSAMVSGLASAMQSKGADHYTATQQAMHIMDNMIGRQASVLAYNHVFLLVTSLFVIGLPLVVLLRRGAPSAEAEVMVE
- a CDS encoding TetR/AcrR family transcriptional regulator, which produces MPRTKSKILRWERRPAERPGELLEAALRVFATRGYRSATLEEVAAAAGVTKGAVYHYFDNKEQLLSSALEHHQQRAFARLEGALDSEHGSATTRIRLLFRSAFGGDDPIRRDVLLLLHAIAHEAPNVYRHWVANGPLRWWRVVESLIVEGQRSGEFRRDADAEVTARIALVGVLAQFAWQRYADSVPGLAIDRERLVDSAVDMLVASLQPPEKRA
- the oxlT gene encoding oxalate/formate MFS antiporter, which translates into the protein MTEAAEAASRTIARDAAPAILRGRWWQLSLGIVCMSMIANLQYGWTLFVNPIHDKHGWSISAIQFAFSVFVVIETWLVPFEGYLVDKIGPKLVGVVAGLLVALAWVINSMADSLPMLYLGAVVGGIGAGAVYGACVGNALKWFPDRRGLASGLTAMGFGAGSALTVFPIANMIKSQGYEATFFKFGIAQGIVVFLVSWFLRAPDAKTEASLPKATNTGRFRVATREFTPMETLKTPVFWLLYAMFMLTATGGLILTAQLTPIAKDFAVAEAPVALLGITLAALPFALSMNRVLNGVSRPFFGWMSDHLGRERTMFMAFSLESVFLLLLIPFGKIPVLFVILSGLAFFAYGEIYSLFPAICADVYGKTFASANAGLLYTAKGVASLLVPVASVVAATSIGWHAVFIATAVMNLVAAGLAGGMLARMRARTK